The proteins below are encoded in one region of Peptoniphilus sp. GNH:
- a CDS encoding class I SAM-dependent methyltransferase: MIYDKTINLVQLFMSQALKKGDIACDMTCGNGHDSLKILEVIGKEGHLYAFDIQKNALKNTKELLSKIDESNYSLIEDSNENAKAYVYGHIDFAIYNLGYLPGADKTVKTESKATIRSLKNLLPLMSHGGNIIITAYKAHDGGMEEYKALCDFVKNLNQKEFGVININFPNQINFPPEIFIIGVK; this comes from the coding sequence ATGATTTATGACAAGACTATTAATTTGGTTCAACTTTTCATGAGTCAGGCGTTAAAAAAAGGCGATATAGCGTGTGATATGACTTGCGGAAACGGACACGATAGCTTAAAAATTTTAGAAGTTATTGGTAAAGAAGGACATCTCTATGCCTTTGATATTCAAAAGAATGCCCTCAAAAACACGAAAGAGCTTTTAAGTAAAATAGATGAAAGTAACTACTCTTTAATAGAGGATTCAAATGAAAATGCCAAAGCATATGTATATGGACATATTGATTTTGCCATATATAATTTAGGGTACTTGCCAGGGGCTGACAAGACTGTAAAGACAGAATCTAAAGCCACTATAAGAAGTTTAAAAAACTTATTACCTTTAATGAGTCATGGAGGAAATATCATAATAACAGCTTATAAGGCACATGATGGTGGTATGGAAGAGTATAAGGCTCTTTGCGATTTTGTTAAGAATTTGAATCAAAAAGAATTTGGAGTTATAAATATAAATTTTCCAAATCAAATTAATTTTCCTCCAGAAATCTTTATAATAGGTGTTAAATGA
- a CDS encoding 1-acyl-sn-glycerol-3-phosphate acyltransferase, with protein MSLFYKIARFLVFIYLKIFFRLEGIGFEKIDYDKKLIISGNHHTIYDPLIISSLIKKQVFWMGKKELWDCSRVLGFFLSSFGAFPVDRDGNDIGAIKKAIKYIRNNKILGIFPEGTRTDFMDLDLAKNGAVLMATRTAATIVPVYIDRRGKIFKKIKVYVRDPIDYKGLGKLEENDLTRLTRDLMLSIYDKKRDYIS; from the coding sequence ATGAGTCTTTTTTATAAAATTGCAAGATTTTTAGTATTTATCTATCTTAAAATATTTTTTAGGCTCGAGGGAATTGGATTTGAAAAAATTGACTATGATAAAAAACTTATAATATCTGGAAATCATCACACAATTTACGATCCACTTATAATATCTTCCCTTATAAAAAAACAGGTTTTTTGGATGGGGAAGAAGGAACTGTGGGATTGTTCTAGAGTATTAGGATTCTTCTTAAGTTCTTTTGGTGCTTTTCCTGTAGACAGAGATGGAAATGATATAGGAGCTATAAAAAAAGCTATAAAATATATAAGAAACAATAAAATCTTGGGAATATTTCCTGAGGGGACGAGAACTGATTTTATGGATCTTGATCTTGCAAAAAATGGAGCTGTTTTGATGGCTACAAGAACTGCTGCCACAATAGTACCCGTCTACATAGATAGAAGGGGCAAAATTTTTAAAAAAATAAAAGTTTATGTAAGAGATCCGATTGATTATAAGGGGCTTGGCAAATTAGAAGAGAATGATTTGACAAGACTTACTAGAGATTTGATGTTAAGTATTTATGATAAAAAAAGAGATTATATTAGCTGA
- a CDS encoding rRNA pseudouridine synthase — protein MRLQKYMASSGVASRRSCESIINESRVKVNGKIVNVMGYKVDPERDVVQVDDKVIKLNLNYEYYILNKPIGVVCTAKDEKNRPTVVDMIESKKRLYPVGRLDIDSTGLVLLTNDGELTNKILHPRNKIKKTYIATVEGKPSKEGLEKLRNGIFLDGAKTSPAKVDILKVYETDSIVKITITEGRNHQVKNMFLKIGNPVKKLKRISIGEIELGGLEQGYYRPLEKEELDYLRSIR, from the coding sequence ATGAGATTACAAAAATATATGGCAAGTAGTGGCGTTGCATCTAGGAGAAGCTGTGAATCTATAATTAATGAGTCTAGGGTTAAAGTAAATGGCAAGATAGTAAATGTAATGGGCTATAAAGTAGATCCAGAAAGAGATGTCGTGCAAGTTGATGATAAGGTAATAAAGCTAAACTTAAATTATGAGTATTATATCCTAAATAAACCCATAGGAGTGGTTTGCACCGCTAAAGATGAAAAAAATAGACCCACAGTTGTCGATATGATAGAAAGCAAAAAAAGACTATATCCTGTTGGACGATTGGACATTGATTCTACCGGTTTAGTTTTGCTGACAAATGATGGAGAATTGACTAATAAAATCCTACATCCCAGAAATAAGATAAAAAAAACATATATAGCAACTGTGGAGGGAAAGCCGAGCAAAGAAGGTTTAGAAAAGCTTAGAAATGGAATATTTCTTGACGGAGCAAAGACCTCTCCTGCTAAAGTTGATATATTGAAGGTATATGAAACTGATAGCATAGTAAAAATAACAATTACAGAAGGTAGAAATCATCAGGTTAAAAATATGTTTTTGAAAATTGGAAATCCTGTAAAAAAACTCAAGAGAATATCTATTGGAGAAATAGAACTTGGTGGACTTGAACAGGGTTATTATAGGCCATTGGAAAAAGAAGAATTGGATTACTTGAGGTCTATAAGATGA
- a CDS encoding site-2 protease family protein yields the protein MKNLISVETLSYVVGLLLAIIPHEIGHALVAYLMGDSTAKESGRFSLNPFRHLDPLGIISLLLFRFGWAKPVPIDPRRFKKKKLGMVLVSLAGIFVNFIILLISGAMYVYANINDFSIISMFSLDIMRFNATLAIFNLIPLPPLDGSKLLATFLPDKIEFLFYKYERILYVFLIFVIFSGYINNIMLPLVSNMLNLSLKFGVMINGL from the coding sequence GTGAAAAATCTAATCAGTGTAGAAACTCTATCCTACGTGGTAGGACTTTTATTAGCTATAATCCCCCATGAGATTGGGCATGCTCTTGTTGCATACCTTATGGGGGATTCTACGGCTAAAGAAAGTGGAAGATTTTCTTTAAACCCTTTTAGACACTTGGATCCATTGGGGATCATTTCTCTATTATTATTCAGATTTGGCTGGGCAAAGCCTGTGCCAATCGATCCTAGAAGATTCAAAAAAAAGAAATTAGGAATGGTTCTAGTATCACTTGCGGGTATTTTTGTAAATTTTATAATTCTTCTGATTTCTGGGGCTATGTATGTTTACGCTAATATAAATGATTTTTCAATTATTTCTATGTTTAGCTTAGATATAATGAGATTTAATGCTACATTGGCGATATTTAATCTAATACCCTTGCCACCCCTGGATGGCTCTAAGCTGCTTGCTACATTTTTGCCAGACAAAATTGAATTTTTATTCTACAAATATGAAAGAATTCTTTATGTATTTTTAATATTTGTTATTTTTTCTGGCTATATTAATAATATTATGCTTCCCTTAGTTTCTAATATGTTGAACCTTTCACTAAAATTTGGAGTTATGATTAATGGATTATAG
- the scpB gene encoding SMC-Scp complex subunit ScpB codes for MDKKAIVESILFASGDPVDIKDLCKLLDLNKKELQNIVEDLEKRYFDSGLRLKVIADKLQLTTNPDTFEYIKEFITIEKAKKLSAAAIEVLSIIAYKQPVTKVEIDKIRGVNSDAIIKRLLLLDLIVEAGNLDKIGKPIIYETSEEFLFKFGLKSIDQLPSLDEDEQLTNLNFLEEK; via the coding sequence TTGGATAAAAAAGCAATTGTTGAATCAATCTTATTTGCAAGCGGAGATCCGGTTGATATAAAAGATTTGTGTAAATTATTAGATTTAAATAAAAAAGAGCTTCAAAATATAGTTGAGGACTTGGAGAAAAGATATTTTGATTCTGGCCTAAGGCTTAAAGTAATCGCAGATAAGTTACAACTAACAACAAATCCAGATACATTTGAATATATAAAGGAATTTATAACTATAGAAAAAGCTAAAAAGTTGTCGGCAGCCGCTATTGAGGTGCTATCAATAATTGCCTACAAGCAACCTGTTACGAAAGTTGAAATAGATAAAATTAGAGGCGTAAATTCCGACGCAATAATAAAAAGGCTCCTCCTTTTAGACTTGATAGTCGAAGCAGGAAACTTGGATAAAATAGGAAAACCCATAATATATGAAACAAGCGAGGAGTTTTTATTTAAGTTTGGCTTGAAAAGCATTGATCAGTTGCCAAGTCTTGATGAAGACGAACAATTGACCAATTTAAATTTTTTGGAGGAAAAATGA
- the cmk gene encoding (d)CMP kinase, whose amino-acid sequence MVFSVAIDGKAGVGKSTVARLVAKKLNITYVNTGSMYRAIGLKLLLNNVDIDQIEDIDSFLKSTKIKLVDDEIFLDGENVTEKIRDEKVGNFTSKISQNKKIREYLVYLQQEIAKHQSIVMEGRDIGSVVLKNSKNKFYLTASAHNRALRRYDELKLKGLDVNLNKLIDDMAKRDYDDTHRKNSPLVKADDAFEIATDALNPDEVAKLIVSRVIK is encoded by the coding sequence ATGGTTTTTTCTGTTGCTATAGATGGCAAAGCAGGCGTTGGTAAGTCTACCGTAGCTAGACTTGTCGCCAAAAAATTAAATATAACTTATGTAAACACTGGCTCTATGTACAGAGCAATAGGATTGAAATTGCTTTTGAATAATGTAGACATAGATCAAATTGAAGATATAGATTCTTTTTTGAAATCTACTAAAATAAAACTAGTGGATGATGAAATTTTTTTGGATGGAGAAAATGTAACTGAAAAGATTAGAGATGAAAAAGTCGGGAATTTTACATCTAAAATATCACAAAATAAAAAGATAAGAGAGTATCTGGTTTATCTACAACAAGAAATTGCCAAGCATCAATCCATAGTAATGGAAGGAAGAGACATAGGCTCAGTAGTGTTGAAAAATTCTAAAAATAAATTCTATCTTACTGCTTCTGCCCACAACAGAGCTTTGCGAAGATATGACGAATTAAAATTAAAGGGCCTTGATGTAAATTTAAATAAACTGATAGACGATATGGCTAAAAGAGATTATGATGACACGCATAGAAAGAATTCACCCTTAGTTAAAGCGGATGATGCCTTTGAAATAGCAACAGATGCTCTAAATCCAGATGAAGTTGCTAAGCTTATAGTATCGAGGGTGATTAAATGA
- a CDS encoding NAD(P)/FAD-dependent oxidoreductase, giving the protein MKTGIIGGGASGMMAAFFSAKNSDTTLFEKNEKLGKKIYITGKGRCNVCNDCSCEEFLENVVTNSKFLYSAIYSFTPKDTMKFFEDLGLHLKTERGNRVFPMSDKSSDVINTLSKAIIKSGVDLKLEEEVISIEKHEKFHVKTSKNNYIFDKIIIATGGLTYSTTGSSGDGYDFANRFGHDIKKIKPALVPLTLDEDFLKQVVGLSLYNVRLTSYKKNKKYKSFFGDLMFTPYGISGPISLTMSSYINKLNTKEISLYLDLKPALDIEKLDKRFVREFETNQNKNLSNVMENLLPKSLVFGFLSKTNLKGDEKCHSINAAQRRELVEKLKKFPLNYKGTFSLDLGIITNGGVNVKEIDPSTMQSKLIKNLYFAGEVIDVDALTGGFNLQIAFSTAYLAGNSVK; this is encoded by the coding sequence ATGAAAACAGGTATTATTGGCGGTGGAGCCAGCGGTATGATGGCCGCTTTTTTTTCGGCAAAGAATTCAGATACGACATTGTTTGAGAAAAATGAAAAATTAGGTAAAAAAATCTACATAACTGGAAAGGGCAGATGCAATGTATGCAATGATTGCAGCTGCGAGGAATTTTTAGAAAATGTAGTTACAAACTCGAAGTTCTTGTATTCTGCCATCTATTCTTTTACTCCAAAAGATACTATGAAATTTTTTGAAGATTTAGGCTTACATTTAAAAACAGAAAGAGGTAATAGAGTTTTTCCTATGTCTGATAAATCTTCAGATGTAATAAATACATTAAGCAAGGCGATTATCAAAAGTGGTGTTGATCTAAAATTAGAAGAAGAGGTAATAAGTATAGAAAAACATGAAAAGTTTCATGTAAAAACAAGTAAAAACAACTATATTTTTGACAAAATAATAATTGCAACAGGAGGTCTTACCTATTCAACCACAGGATCAAGCGGTGACGGATATGATTTTGCAAATAGATTTGGTCACGATATTAAAAAAATTAAACCTGCACTTGTGCCTTTAACTTTAGATGAAGATTTTTTAAAACAAGTTGTAGGATTGAGCCTATACAATGTTAGATTGACCTCTTATAAAAAAAACAAGAAGTATAAAAGCTTTTTTGGTGACTTGATGTTCACGCCATATGGCATATCAGGACCGATTTCTTTAACTATGTCTTCTTATATCAATAAATTAAATACAAAAGAAATTTCCCTATATTTAGATTTAAAACCAGCCTTAGATATTGAAAAATTAGACAAGAGATTTGTAAGAGAGTTTGAAACAAATCAAAATAAAAATCTTTCGAATGTAATGGAGAACTTGCTTCCAAAATCGTTAGTATTTGGGTTTTTGTCAAAAACAAATCTTAAAGGAGATGAAAAATGCCATTCCATAAATGCTGCTCAAAGAAGAGAACTTGTGGAAAAATTAAAAAAATTTCCTTTGAATTACAAGGGTACTTTTTCTCTTGATCTTGGTATTATTACTAATGGCGGGGTAAATGTTAAGGAAATCGACCCATCTACAATGCAATCCAAACTCATAAAAAATTTGTATTTTGCGGGAGAAGTTATAGATGTAGATGCACTAACTGGAGGCTTTAATTTACAAATAGCTTTTTCGACGGCATACTTAGCGGGAAATAGTGTAAAATAA
- a CDS encoding thymidine phosphorylase: protein MNMYDIIEKKKLNLPLDDDEIKYVIDGYTKGDIPDYQVSALLMAIYFNKMNFDETLCLTDCMLHSGDVTDLSGIKKVKLDKHSTGGVGDKVSLILGPVVASCGACFAKMSGRGLGHTGGTLDKLESIPGFRVEISPDEFEKISNEVGLSICGQTGNITPADKKLYALRDATATVDNVSLISSSIMSKKIAVDSDCLLLDVKVGSGAFMKNVAKAEELARLMVKIGNAFKRPTKALVTNMDKPLGKAIGNSLEVIEAVNTLKGNGPEDIHTLVITIAGKLLHMAHLVKSEEDGIKMAEESIKNGKAFEKLKEFVKAQSGDVSYIEDTSKFELSTPYPLYAEKSGYIEKMDALSFGEVARNLGAGRERMDSVLDMGAGILLEKTVGEWVNKGEKILTIYTKKDTYKSELEFLSKNILISDHPVKVSLIYEEID, encoded by the coding sequence ATGAATATGTATGACATAATTGAGAAGAAAAAACTCAATCTGCCTCTTGATGACGATGAGATAAAATATGTAATAGATGGGTATACCAAGGGGGATATACCAGATTATCAAGTGTCAGCCCTTTTGATGGCTATATATTTTAATAAAATGAATTTTGACGAAACTCTATGCCTAACAGATTGCATGCTACATTCTGGAGATGTAACTGATCTTAGCGGTATAAAAAAGGTTAAGCTTGATAAGCACTCCACAGGTGGAGTAGGAGATAAAGTCTCTTTAATTTTAGGCCCTGTTGTCGCTTCTTGTGGGGCTTGTTTTGCTAAAATGTCTGGTAGAGGTCTGGGACACACTGGAGGGACTTTAGATAAGCTAGAATCAATTCCAGGATTTCGTGTAGAAATAAGTCCAGATGAATTTGAAAAAATATCAAACGAAGTAGGACTTTCAATTTGTGGACAAACTGGAAATATCACACCGGCAGATAAGAAACTTTATGCACTTAGGGATGCGACAGCGACTGTGGACAATGTTTCTCTAATAAGCTCAAGTATAATGAGTAAAAAAATAGCTGTTGATTCAGACTGCCTCCTTTTAGATGTAAAAGTCGGCTCTGGTGCTTTTATGAAAAATGTAGCCAAGGCAGAGGAATTGGCAAGACTCATGGTAAAAATCGGCAATGCATTTAAAAGACCAACTAAGGCTCTTGTAACAAACATGGATAAACCTCTGGGCAAGGCTATAGGAAATTCTTTAGAAGTTATAGAAGCTGTAAATACATTAAAGGGAAATGGACCAGAGGATATCCACACCTTAGTCATCACAATAGCTGGAAAGCTCCTTCATATGGCACATCTTGTAAAGTCTGAAGAAGATGGTATAAAAATGGCAGAAGAGTCAATAAAGAATGGAAAAGCCTTCGAAAAGCTTAAAGAATTTGTGAAAGCTCAATCTGGAGATGTAAGCTATATTGAAGACACTTCAAAATTTGAATTGTCAACGCCATATCCTTTATATGCAGAAAAGTCGGGTTATATAGAAAAAATGGATGCCCTATCTTTTGGAGAAGTAGCAAGAAATTTAGGAGCCGGCAGAGAAAGAATGGATAGTGTCCTAGATATGGGAGCTGGAATTTTATTAGAAAAAACTGTGGGTGAATGGGTGAATAAGGGTGAAAAAATTCTAACCATCTATACAAAAAAAGATACTTATAAATCAGAATTAGAATTTTTAAGCAAAAATATATTAATATCAGATCATCCTGTTAAAGTTTCTCTCATATATGAGGAGATTGATTAG
- a CDS encoding segregation/condensation protein A: MDYSVNLPVYEGPMDLLLDLIKENEIDIYDIPIAQISDEFLNYIERAKTINMDLTADFIIMASKLLEIKSKMMLPKKEKEVISEDEEDPRDELVQKILEYQKFKEIGSFFENRALIENRSIIKEPMDFDDLPELEFFMDFEIDKLSKTFNLLLKKAKIREATEKVVIESDKFSISDAMKDLSLKLKENNNMSFYKWIGSDYSVEKLVTYFLAVLELIKNGEILVRQGNLFEDIEIRSRLG, from the coding sequence ATGGATTATAGTGTAAATTTACCAGTTTATGAAGGTCCTATGGATCTTTTGCTTGACTTAATTAAAGAAAATGAAATTGATATTTATGATATCCCGATAGCCCAAATAAGTGATGAGTTTTTGAATTATATTGAAAGAGCTAAAACAATAAATATGGATCTCACTGCGGATTTTATAATTATGGCTTCAAAATTACTTGAAATTAAGTCTAAAATGATGCTTCCTAAAAAAGAGAAAGAGGTCATTTCTGAAGATGAAGAAGACCCTAGAGATGAGTTGGTTCAAAAAATATTAGAGTATCAGAAGTTTAAAGAAATCGGAAGTTTTTTTGAAAATAGAGCCTTAATTGAAAACAGGTCAATAATCAAAGAACCAATGGATTTCGACGACTTGCCTGAGCTTGAATTTTTCATGGATTTTGAAATAGATAAATTGAGTAAGACCTTTAATCTTTTGCTAAAAAAAGCTAAGATTAGAGAAGCGACAGAAAAAGTAGTGATAGAATCTGATAAGTTTTCCATAAGTGATGCTATGAAAGATTTGAGCCTAAAGTTAAAAGAAAATAATAATATGAGTTTTTACAAGTGGATAGGAAGCGATTATTCGGTTGAAAAACTAGTGACATATTTTCTTGCGGTTTTAGAATTGATAAAAAATGGAGAAATTCTTGTAAGACAGGGCAATTTATTTGAAGATATAGAAATAAGGAGCAGACTTGGATAA